A stretch of Candidatus Vicinibacter affinis DNA encodes these proteins:
- a CDS encoding M13 family metallopeptidase: MLYQKYLTKTITILLIFFINQTGCKQASEKTPLKPDILVKNMDTTVLPGDDIFLYANGSWIKSNPIPPEESRWGIANLVVNENYLKLRNICEAAAKNPNADHNSRRIGDFWSMAMDSIHADQLGISPLKPLLDQIDSIQSIPQLLHMVAELNKLGSNTAFSLYATQDLKKSDQMALYLNQGGLGLPNRDYYFNTDPRTSNIRNEYPHHIAVMLQFLGRTQEQSSRDAQQILSLETALAKSSRKLEDLRDPNANYNPYTIAKFKMLTPAINWTEWLQAAEIKVDSCIVGQPEFFKTLNGLLTTLPIDHWKAYLRWNLVNSFAHTLSKEINDQNFSFYGKLLSGAQVQKPRWKRALNEVENSMGELLGREFVKEYFSPQAKKRYEDMVEAVKSSFADHIRNLEWMSPETKVKALTKLQTMNKKVGYPNQWKDFSSMEIAKNSYCENVMNARKWWYAEQIDKLYKPVDRTEWDMTPQTYNAYYNPSNNEIVLPAAIFTVPGFKDEELDDALVYGYAGASTIGHEITHGFDDEGRQFDEHGNLKNWWTKEDEDQFNAHAQKMVHQFNEYTVLDSLHINGKATLGENIADLGGIVLALDAFKKTPQFHAHQSVNGLKPVQRFFMGYALGWLGHTRPEEMASRVLTDVHSPAHLRVIGPFTNLPEFYDAFGIKEGMKMWRPDSLRVKIW, translated from the coding sequence ATGTTGTATCAAAAATATCTGACGAAAACGATCACCATTTTATTGATCTTTTTCATTAACCAAACCGGATGTAAACAAGCATCAGAAAAGACTCCCCTAAAGCCGGACATTCTGGTGAAAAACATGGATACCACGGTGCTACCGGGAGATGACATTTTTTTATATGCCAATGGCAGCTGGATAAAAAGTAATCCAATTCCTCCTGAGGAAAGCCGATGGGGTATTGCCAACCTGGTTGTAAATGAAAATTATCTCAAATTGCGAAACATATGTGAAGCTGCAGCCAAGAATCCAAATGCTGATCATAATTCAAGAAGAATAGGTGACTTTTGGTCGATGGCAATGGACTCCATACATGCAGACCAACTGGGCATTTCACCACTTAAACCTCTTTTGGACCAGATCGATTCCATACAATCCATTCCTCAATTATTACATATGGTGGCTGAACTGAATAAACTAGGTTCAAATACTGCTTTCAGCCTGTATGCCACTCAGGATCTTAAAAAAAGTGATCAAATGGCACTTTACTTAAATCAGGGTGGACTTGGTCTTCCGAATAGGGATTATTATTTCAATACAGATCCTCGAACCTCCAACATCAGAAATGAATATCCTCATCATATTGCTGTTATGCTCCAATTTCTCGGTAGAACTCAGGAGCAATCTTCTCGTGACGCACAACAAATTCTTTCACTTGAAACGGCACTGGCCAAATCCTCCAGAAAATTGGAAGATCTGAGAGATCCAAATGCCAACTACAATCCCTACACCATTGCAAAATTTAAAATGTTGACTCCGGCCATCAATTGGACAGAATGGCTGCAAGCTGCAGAAATAAAAGTTGATTCCTGCATTGTAGGCCAACCCGAATTTTTCAAAACGTTGAACGGATTGTTGACGACTTTGCCAATTGATCATTGGAAAGCATACCTTCGATGGAATCTGGTTAACTCTTTTGCCCACACATTGTCCAAAGAAATAAACGATCAGAATTTTTCATTTTATGGAAAACTATTGAGTGGTGCCCAGGTGCAGAAACCTCGATGGAAAAGGGCGCTGAATGAAGTGGAAAATTCAATGGGTGAATTGTTGGGTAGGGAATTTGTTAAAGAGTACTTCAGTCCTCAGGCCAAGAAAAGATATGAAGACATGGTAGAGGCCGTAAAATCCTCTTTTGCTGACCACATCCGGAATTTAGAATGGATGAGCCCTGAAACAAAGGTCAAAGCTTTGACTAAACTACAGACCATGAATAAAAAAGTGGGCTATCCTAATCAGTGGAAAGACTTTAGCAGTATGGAGATTGCAAAAAATTCATATTGTGAAAATGTCATGAACGCAAGAAAATGGTGGTATGCAGAACAAATCGACAAACTCTACAAACCGGTTGACCGGACGGAATGGGACATGACTCCACAGACATACAATGCCTATTACAATCCTTCAAACAATGAAATCGTACTGCCAGCAGCTATTTTTACTGTACCTGGTTTCAAGGATGAAGAATTAGATGATGCTTTGGTATACGGTTATGCAGGAGCTTCAACCATCGGACATGAGATCACTCATGGTTTTGATGACGAGGGACGTCAATTTGACGAACATGGAAATCTTAAAAACTGGTGGACAAAAGAAGATGAGGATCAGTTTAATGCCCATGCACAAAAAATGGTTCATCAATTTAACGAATATACAGTTCTGGACAGTCTCCACATCAATGGTAAAGCCACTCTGGGTGAAAACATTGCAGATCTTGGCGGGATAGTTCTTGCGTTGGATGCGTTTAAAAAAACACCTCAATTTCATGCTCACCAATCTGTAAACGGCCTTAAACCTGTCCAAAGATTTTTCATGGGTTATGCGCTTGGCTGGTTGGGTCACACAAGACCGGAAGAAATGGCCTCCCGTGTACTTACTGATGTACATTCACCTGCGCACTTGCGTGTAATCGGTCCTTTCACGAACCTGCCTGAATTCTATGATGCCTTCGGAATAAAAGAAGGCATGAAAATGTGGCGTCCGGATAGCTTAAGAGTGAAAATCTGGTAG
- a CDS encoding alpha/beta fold hydrolase, producing the protein MQEENNTISLHYKKLGQGPPLLILHGLFGSLDNWQTIANALADQFTIYLIDLRNHGKSPHHPLMNYHLMAQDLVRFVHEHNLREVNIIGHSMGGKVVMELLATDETLVHKAMVVDIGIKTYKGGHEEIFKAMFSLNLDKLTKRSEAEEGLIPFIPDFGVRQFILKNLDRKHDQKFVWKLNLEAIYQNYNNINESLSPDHRIYIPVCFVLGSKSNYVTNEDREEIKIYFSEAEFVTIENAGHWIHADQPVKMVEVIKEYFV; encoded by the coding sequence ATGCAGGAGGAGAATAACACAATTTCTTTACACTATAAAAAACTGGGTCAAGGACCGCCACTGTTGATACTTCATGGATTGTTCGGGAGTTTGGACAATTGGCAGACCATTGCAAATGCACTTGCGGATCAATTTACCATTTACTTGATCGATCTCCGGAATCATGGTAAATCTCCACATCATCCCTTGATGAATTACCATCTTATGGCTCAGGACCTCGTAAGATTTGTACATGAGCATAATCTGAGGGAAGTAAATATTATTGGGCATTCAATGGGAGGTAAGGTAGTGATGGAATTGCTAGCAACTGATGAAACCCTCGTCCACAAAGCTATGGTGGTAGACATTGGAATTAAAACCTACAAGGGAGGCCATGAAGAAATTTTCAAAGCAATGTTTTCACTCAACCTGGACAAGCTGACCAAAAGGTCAGAAGCGGAAGAAGGACTCATTCCATTCATTCCAGATTTTGGAGTCCGCCAGTTCATACTTAAGAATCTGGACCGAAAACATGATCAAAAGTTTGTGTGGAAACTCAATTTGGAAGCCATTTATCAAAATTACAATAATATAAATGAATCCCTCTCTCCCGACCATAGGATTTACATTCCTGTCTGTTTTGTTTTGGGCTCAAAATCAAATTATGTGACAAACGAAGACCGCGAAGAAATCAAAATTTATTTCTCAGAAGCAGAATTTGTTACGATAGAAAATGCAGGACACTGGATACACGCGGACCAACCGGTTAAGATGGTCGAAGTGATTAAAGAATATTTTGTCTGA
- the uvrB gene encoding excinuclease ABC subunit UvrB: MSKFILNSNYQPSGDQPDAIKQLTEGVLNEEKAQVLLGVTGSGKTFTIANVIANINKPTLILSHNKTLTAQLYGEFKEFFPDNAVEYFVSYYDYYQPEAYVFVTDTYIEKDLAINEEVDKLRLKATSSILSGRRDVIVVATVSCIFGMGNPEDYKAGIIRIQKGQVISRNDFLYRLVDSLYSRTEGDLNRGNFRVKGDTVDINLPYVDFGIRIHFFGDQIEQIDEIEITSGKRITSMDFAAIFPANLYVAPKDRLKSILRHIEDELAQQKKYFESEMKYSEAKRIEERTQFDLEMMRELGYCSGIENYSRFFDGRAKGTRPFCLLDYFPDDYLLVIDESHVTIPQIRGMWGGDRARKMNLVQFGFRLPSALDNRPLSFEEFEQQINQIIYVSATPADYELGQTEGMVVEQVVRPTGLLDPPIEIRPSINQIDDLLDEIHKRKAKNERVLVTTLTKRMSEELAKYFQGLNLLCKYIHSEIDTMERVEILRDLRLGDFDVLVGVNLLREGLDLPEVSLVAILDADKEGFLRSDRSLTQTAGRAARNANGLVIFYADKVTDSMRRTMEETERRRAKQMAYNMEHGITPKTLSKTREEIMAKSSILDLRGKQPNVYTGPEEGIIAADPVVEYLNRTQIEKLIAETEKKMKQAAKDLDFITAAQHRDEMNLLKKKLQGLA, translated from the coding sequence ATGTCCAAATTTATACTTAATTCAAATTATCAGCCTTCAGGGGATCAGCCAGATGCTATCAAGCAACTGACTGAAGGGGTGCTGAATGAAGAAAAGGCACAAGTTTTACTCGGTGTGACCGGGTCTGGTAAAACATTTACCATTGCCAATGTCATTGCCAATATCAACAAACCAACCCTGATCCTCTCCCACAACAAAACACTCACCGCACAACTTTACGGTGAATTCAAGGAATTTTTCCCTGACAATGCCGTAGAATATTTTGTATCATATTATGATTATTACCAGCCGGAAGCTTATGTTTTTGTAACAGATACTTATATAGAGAAGGATCTCGCCATCAATGAAGAGGTAGACAAATTAAGGCTCAAGGCAACATCTTCTATACTTTCGGGCAGACGGGATGTGATCGTAGTCGCAACGGTTTCCTGTATTTTCGGAATGGGGAATCCAGAGGATTATAAAGCTGGAATTATTCGTATTCAAAAGGGCCAGGTCATCTCCCGAAATGATTTTTTGTATCGGCTGGTGGACAGTTTGTACAGCCGCACAGAAGGAGATCTGAATCGTGGAAACTTTCGTGTAAAAGGAGACACGGTCGACATCAATTTGCCTTACGTGGATTTTGGAATTCGCATCCACTTTTTTGGGGACCAAATTGAGCAGATCGATGAGATCGAAATTACTTCCGGCAAGCGCATTACCAGCATGGACTTTGCAGCTATCTTTCCTGCGAATCTTTATGTGGCACCCAAGGATAGATTGAAATCCATCCTCCGACATATAGAAGATGAACTGGCCCAACAGAAAAAGTATTTCGAATCAGAAATGAAATACAGCGAGGCGAAACGCATTGAAGAAAGGACTCAATTTGACTTGGAAATGATGCGTGAGCTTGGCTACTGTTCAGGAATAGAAAATTATTCACGATTCTTTGACGGTAGAGCAAAAGGTACTCGACCATTTTGTTTGTTGGACTATTTTCCGGATGATTATCTTTTAGTAATTGACGAAAGTCATGTGACCATTCCTCAGATAAGGGGCATGTGGGGCGGTGACCGAGCGCGTAAAATGAATTTGGTACAATTTGGCTTCAGGTTACCCTCTGCATTGGACAACAGGCCGTTAAGTTTTGAAGAATTTGAGCAGCAGATTAATCAGATTATTTATGTAAGTGCGACTCCTGCAGATTATGAGTTGGGACAAACAGAAGGAATGGTTGTTGAACAAGTTGTGAGGCCAACAGGTTTGCTTGATCCGCCTATTGAAATCAGGCCATCTATCAATCAAATTGATGATTTGCTGGACGAAATTCATAAACGCAAGGCAAAGAATGAAAGGGTGTTGGTCACGACGCTGACTAAAAGAATGTCGGAGGAACTGGCAAAATATTTTCAGGGTCTTAATTTGCTCTGCAAGTACATTCACTCTGAGATTGACACCATGGAGCGCGTGGAGATCCTCAGGGATCTCAGGCTTGGAGATTTTGATGTCTTGGTCGGTGTAAATTTACTGAGAGAAGGATTGGACCTTCCGGAAGTTTCACTGGTTGCAATTTTGGATGCAGACAAAGAAGGTTTTCTAAGAAGTGATCGTTCATTGACCCAGACTGCTGGGCGGGCTGCACGGAATGCCAATGGACTGGTGATCTTTTATGCGGATAAAGTAACCGACTCCATGAGGAGAACTATGGAAGAAACTGAAAGGAGGCGTGCTAAACAAATGGCATACAATATGGAACATGGAATCACGCCAAAGACATTGAGCAAGACCAGAGAGGAGATCATGGCCAAAAGCTCCATATTGGATTTGAGAGGCAAACAACCTAATGTTTATACAGGTCCTGAAGAGGGTATTATCGCTGCAGATCCTGTAGTAGAATATTTGAACCGCACACAAATCGAAAAACTTATTGCAGAAACAGAAAAGAAGATGAAACAAGCAGCCAAGGATCTTGATTTTATAACTGCTGCACAGCATAGAGATGAAATGAATCTCTTAAAAAAGAAACTACAGGGTTTGGCTTAG
- a CDS encoding glycosyltransferase → MLIFLITVAFLSFIYIILSLIFLVHWRKQKEFIIDFAFTPSTKVSVIVPARNEEESIQQCTNSILAQNYPYDLIELIVVDDQSDDATPEILENIKDQRLRVMRLGVYKRTTITGSKKKAISYGISHATGHLMITTDADCIHGEDWLRTIVAYYEKFKPKLIVAPVLVKKEKTLLNLFQDMDFVNSFMVHLVGIRSGMFYLGSGANLAYEKSVFQETDPYDNNQHIASGDDLFLIQKVKKIYPGKVYALKSNQASVQTSAIRTVRALLSQRLRWAGKMKSASSFNMLLVSSFVWVFRLSLPAFTLLALMLELPIYLYAGLGMLFLHFLMDFILIRQSSMFFKRGYLLKWILPLELLYTIYFLVLGLLSWFPISLEWKDRKI, encoded by the coding sequence GTGCTGATATTTCTCATTACCGTTGCATTTCTTTCTTTTATCTATATCATTCTTAGCCTGATCTTTCTGGTTCATTGGCGAAAACAAAAGGAATTTATCATAGATTTTGCATTTACCCCTTCAACGAAAGTAAGTGTGATTGTCCCTGCAAGAAATGAAGAAGAAAGTATTCAACAATGTACCAATTCTATTTTAGCTCAAAATTATCCCTACGATTTAATTGAACTGATTGTGGTGGATGATCAGTCAGATGATGCCACCCCTGAAATACTTGAAAACATCAAAGATCAGCGGTTAAGAGTGATGAGGTTGGGTGTTTATAAACGTACTACCATCACAGGTTCAAAGAAAAAAGCCATTTCATATGGAATCAGTCATGCCACAGGTCATTTGATGATAACTACAGATGCGGATTGCATTCATGGAGAAGACTGGCTCAGAACAATAGTCGCGTATTATGAAAAATTTAAACCCAAGCTTATTGTAGCGCCAGTATTAGTCAAAAAAGAAAAAACCTTGCTGAATTTATTTCAGGACATGGATTTTGTCAATTCTTTCATGGTGCATTTGGTAGGGATTCGCTCGGGAATGTTCTATCTTGGTAGTGGGGCAAATCTTGCTTATGAGAAATCGGTCTTTCAAGAGACAGATCCTTACGATAACAACCAACACATCGCTTCAGGAGATGATCTTTTTCTCATCCAAAAGGTAAAAAAAATCTATCCCGGCAAAGTGTATGCATTAAAATCAAATCAGGCTTCTGTTCAGACAAGCGCCATCAGAACTGTTCGAGCACTCTTATCACAACGTCTTAGATGGGCCGGAAAAATGAAGAGTGCATCCTCCTTCAACATGTTATTAGTCTCATCTTTCGTTTGGGTATTCAGATTGAGCTTGCCTGCATTTACACTTTTGGCTTTAATGTTAGAATTACCTATTTATTTATATGCTGGGTTGGGAATGTTGTTCTTACATTTTCTAATGGACTTTATTTTAATTCGACAATCTAGCATGTTTTTCAAGCGAGGATATTTATTAAAATGGATTTTACCACTTGAGCTTTTGTATACTATTTATTTTTTAGTACTTGGGTTGTTGTCTTGGTTTCCAATATCTCTTGAGTGGAAAGACAGAAAAATCTAA
- a CDS encoding ABC transporter ATP-binding protein gives MSDSGNNFFILRRLFGFTKPYRSILWTSTFLAILLAPLNALTPYLTHLMVDNHIMKADLPGLQKMALLFVLVLITTTGLRYLFTILTNTLGQNVIKDIRNKVFAHLLGMKLAYFDKTPVGTNTTRTVNDLESVNVVFAEGLITIMADVLGLLTILGMMFYTSVKLTFISLVSFPLLLIASYIFKEKVKVSYQRVRTEVARMNSFLQEHISGMRIVQIFTAEKKIAAKFKSINKTYTQANLDGIFYYAVFFPVVEIISAASLGFMVWWGAKGVLGGAVTVGQLVAFPMFIARLFQPVRMLADKFNSLQMGLIAGGRIFHTLDNQEKDYDSGNIHLDILKGEVVFDRVSFSYDGITPVLNDISFTLEAGKSLAIVGSTGSGKSTMISILNRLYEVENGVISIDGINIKEYDLETLRGNIGLVLQDVFLFYGSVYDNISLNNPNISHQQIEEASKTIGADIFFKVLPGGYEYQVTERGSNLSMGQRQLISFVRALVYQPNILILDEATSSIDNQTEAIIQNAIDKLTKGRTSIIIAHRLSTIKNVDKILVLEKGKIVESGSQQELLAHPNGLFSRLYLTHFDPIQA, from the coding sequence ATGTCAGATTCAGGCAACAATTTTTTTATTCTCAGACGTTTGTTTGGTTTTACAAAACCATACAGATCGATACTTTGGACCTCAACATTTCTAGCAATATTGTTGGCTCCATTAAATGCATTGACCCCTTATTTAACTCATTTGATGGTGGACAACCACATCATGAAGGCAGACCTTCCTGGTCTCCAAAAAATGGCCTTACTGTTTGTATTGGTTTTAATCACGACGACGGGTTTACGTTATCTCTTTACCATCCTGACAAATACCCTTGGGCAAAATGTCATTAAAGACATCCGTAATAAAGTCTTTGCACATTTATTGGGTATGAAGCTTGCTTACTTTGACAAAACTCCGGTTGGAACCAATACCACCAGAACTGTCAATGATCTTGAATCAGTAAATGTCGTATTTGCCGAAGGCCTTATCACTATAATGGCAGATGTGCTGGGTCTTTTGACTATACTTGGCATGATGTTCTACACCAGTGTAAAATTGACCTTTATTTCTTTGGTAAGCTTTCCCCTATTGTTGATAGCCAGCTATATTTTTAAAGAAAAAGTAAAGGTTTCTTACCAACGTGTACGAACTGAAGTTGCACGAATGAATTCATTTCTTCAGGAACACATCAGCGGTATGAGGATAGTCCAAATCTTCACTGCTGAGAAAAAAATTGCAGCCAAATTCAAAAGCATCAACAAAACCTATACGCAAGCAAATCTTGATGGGATATTCTATTATGCAGTATTTTTTCCGGTGGTTGAAATTATATCCGCTGCCTCCCTTGGGTTTATGGTATGGTGGGGTGCAAAAGGTGTGCTTGGAGGTGCTGTTACCGTGGGTCAATTGGTTGCCTTTCCAATGTTTATTGCCAGATTGTTCCAACCTGTAAGAATGCTGGCTGACAAATTCAACAGCCTCCAAATGGGTTTAATTGCCGGAGGAAGGATTTTTCATACCCTGGACAATCAAGAAAAGGATTATGACTCAGGTAATATTCATCTGGATATACTGAAAGGGGAGGTTGTATTTGATCGGGTAAGCTTTTCCTATGATGGAATTACTCCGGTTTTAAATGACATTTCCTTTACTTTGGAAGCCGGCAAATCTTTAGCCATTGTAGGTAGCACCGGTTCTGGCAAGTCGACCATGATCAGTATTCTCAACCGACTTTATGAGGTGGAAAATGGAGTGATTTCTATTGATGGGATCAATATCAAAGAATATGATTTAGAAACCCTTAGAGGTAATATAGGATTGGTACTACAGGATGTATTTTTGTTTTATGGTTCGGTATATGACAATATCAGTCTCAATAATCCTAACATCAGCCATCAACAGATTGAGGAAGCCTCCAAAACTATTGGAGCCGATATTTTCTTCAAGGTGTTACCGGGTGGATATGAATATCAGGTAACAGAACGAGGCTCCAACTTATCCATGGGCCAACGCCAATTGATCTCATTTGTAAGGGCTTTGGTTTACCAACCCAATATCCTGATATTGGATGAAGCCACTTCTTCAATTGATAACCAGACAGAGGCCATAATCCAGAATGCTATTGACAAACTTACAAAAGGAAGAACTTCTATCATTATAGCCCACAGGCTTTCTACCATTAAAAATGTGGACAAGATACTTGTGCTGGAAAAAGGAAAAATTGTAGAATCAGGCAGCCAGCAGGAACTTTTAGCACATCCCAATGGTTTATTTTCCAGATTGTATTTAACCCATTTTGATCCCATTCAAGCGTAA
- the radC gene encoding DNA repair protein RadC: protein MKTPTGSSIKSWALDDRPREKLALKGKEALSNAELLSILLGSGSRNESALDLSKKILDASGNNLFELGRMGIAKLKKFKGIGSVKAITIEAAMELARRRQQAEAKPKTGLKSSQEAYQILRSRMEDLQVEECWVVFLNRANFILGAEKISLGGLTGTVVDVRIIFKRALELQATAIILSHNHPSGNLKPSQQDIDLTQKAKNAGIALDINVFDHLIISDQGYYSFADEGML from the coding sequence ATGAAAACACCTACTGGCAGCAGCATTAAAAGCTGGGCACTGGATGATCGTCCCCGTGAAAAACTAGCCTTAAAAGGAAAAGAAGCGCTGAGCAACGCAGAACTACTCTCTATCCTGTTAGGATCAGGAAGCAGAAATGAAAGTGCTCTTGATCTGTCCAAAAAAATTCTAGATGCCTCAGGAAACAACCTATTCGAACTTGGGAGAATGGGGATTGCCAAACTAAAAAAATTCAAAGGTATTGGATCAGTTAAAGCCATTACTATTGAAGCGGCCATGGAACTGGCCCGTCGCCGGCAACAGGCTGAAGCCAAACCAAAGACCGGATTAAAATCCAGTCAGGAAGCTTATCAGATCTTACGTTCCAGAATGGAAGATTTACAAGTAGAAGAATGTTGGGTGGTTTTTCTCAACAGAGCTAATTTCATATTGGGCGCGGAGAAGATTAGTTTAGGAGGATTAACCGGTACGGTGGTTGATGTTCGCATCATTTTTAAGAGGGCCTTGGAACTTCAGGCTACTGCAATCATTCTTTCGCATAATCACCCATCCGGAAATCTCAAGCCAAGTCAGCAAGATATCGACCTGACACAAAAAGCAAAAAATGCAGGGATTGCCCTTGACATTAATGTGTTCGATCATCTGATAATTTCAGATCAAGGCTATTACAGCTTTGCAGATGAGGGGATGCTGTAA
- a CDS encoding T9SS type A sorting domain-containing protein: protein MKKFTVLFVLFACIRSNAQVLIKDVYPGIQSGVMSSQNIVFGNKLYYHGVDTDFSPGSIFVSDGTDAGTRKLLGAENITNFGHLTNTGTKLFFDGFLGVRTLFVSNGKDLGTKGVRGFETTPIEAIMKIDTNKVLLFVQADPLKPNPNQLWVSDATVNGTLKIADINATTKNTYKSSNFKGGAVFFDNSTNTTKMAPMISDGTSAGTLTIQSYLSKNGLFNFDNVYTAYGVDSLLFVGGIKNSVKLTIVTDGTSAGTKEISLSKESSNYLDVFFINTSFIIHNDKDISSYDYTRNEAVFLTTDAAPYGAFKVHKDRLYFYAAESNGDTYICVTDGTKKGTLKVDNSAFGVTTDANIQVLGNRIYFVIETIPLLKEIWRFHQDTLKAESYTDFGGRFRPVIFNTIPNQIILSRYTNVLGSELYKVDNNSTASRDFQIPDKISAFPVPANREIFIDLSKLNWIPDYLEVYNLSGQLYKKVKYGSPSVQPIKLDVQELPQGNYLLKLFDKQKVSTLSFTKK from the coding sequence ATGAAAAAGTTTACAGTCCTTTTCGTTTTGTTCGCATGCATCCGGTCGAATGCTCAGGTTTTAATAAAAGATGTATATCCGGGTATACAATCCGGAGTCATGTCATCGCAGAATATAGTATTTGGCAATAAGCTATATTACCATGGCGTAGATACCGATTTCAGTCCTGGAAGTATATTTGTTTCAGATGGAACAGATGCGGGAACCCGGAAACTTTTAGGTGCAGAAAATATTACCAATTTTGGACACTTAACGAATACTGGTACCAAACTATTTTTTGATGGTTTTTTGGGGGTAAGGACATTGTTTGTTAGCAATGGTAAAGATCTTGGAACAAAAGGAGTAAGGGGTTTTGAAACAACGCCTATTGAAGCCATCATGAAAATAGACACCAACAAAGTTCTACTATTTGTTCAAGCCGACCCGCTGAAACCAAATCCTAATCAATTATGGGTAAGCGATGCTACCGTGAATGGTACTTTAAAAATTGCAGACATCAATGCCACTACCAAAAACACCTATAAATCATCCAACTTTAAGGGTGGAGCCGTCTTTTTTGACAACAGCACCAACACCACCAAGATGGCACCTATGATTTCAGATGGGACATCAGCAGGAACTCTTACTATTCAATCCTACCTTTCAAAAAATGGTCTATTTAATTTTGATAATGTTTACACTGCATATGGAGTAGATTCTTTGCTCTTTGTTGGAGGGATAAAAAATTCTGTAAAACTGACCATCGTTACAGATGGCACGTCTGCAGGCACTAAAGAAATAAGCTTGTCAAAAGAGTCCTCAAATTACCTAGATGTATTTTTTATAAATACTTCTTTTATTATCCACAATGACAAGGATATTTCAAGTTACGATTATACCAGGAATGAAGCTGTATTTTTAACTACAGATGCTGCTCCTTATGGTGCCTTCAAGGTTCATAAAGACCGTTTGTACTTTTATGCAGCAGAATCTAATGGAGACACCTATATCTGTGTTACTGACGGAACCAAAAAAGGTACTTTGAAAGTCGATAATTCTGCTTTCGGTGTAACCACAGATGCCAACATTCAAGTTCTAGGTAACAGAATTTATTTTGTGATCGAAACCATTCCTTTATTAAAAGAAATCTGGAGGTTCCATCAAGATACTCTGAAGGCAGAAAGTTATACAGATTTTGGTGGCCGCTTCAGGCCGGTAATTTTTAATACCATCCCTAACCAAATAATCCTCTCCAGATATACCAATGTCCTGGGATCAGAATTGTATAAAGTTGATAATAACTCAACTGCTTCAAGGGACTTTCAAATCCCGGATAAAATATCTGCTTTTCCGGTTCCCGCCAATAGAGAAATATTTATTGATCTTTCTAAACTTAACTGGATCCCGGATTATCTTGAAGTGTACAATTTATCTGGACAATTATACAAAAAGGTAAAATACGGATCACCTTCTGTTCAACCAATCAAACTCGATGTGCAAGAACTTCCTCAAGGCAACTACCTATTGAAATTATTTGACAAACAAAAAGTAAGCACCCTATCATTCACAAAAAAATAA